The Sphingobium aromaticiconvertens genome has a segment encoding these proteins:
- a CDS encoding CbtB domain-containing protein — translation MASAALFADDIFIPVGDAPAIPLRDIAPWAVFGLLLAMIFLYFVSTEQGALSLFKGMYIHEFVHDGRHLLGFPCH, via the coding sequence ATGGCATCCGCCGCATTGTTCGCAGACGATATCTTCATCCCGGTGGGCGATGCGCCCGCCATTCCCCTACGCGACATTGCGCCCTGGGCAGTGTTCGGCCTGCTGCTGGCGATGATCTTCCTCTATTTCGTCAGCACTGAACAAGGCGCCCTGTCGCTGTTCAAGGGCATGTATATCCATGAATTCGTACATGATGGGCGGCACTTGCTGGGCTTTCCCTGCCACTAA
- a CDS encoding histidine phosphatase family protein codes for MSIHLILLCHAATRAMREGAFPGHDDPIDGGGLTKTQALRMERRDCLTSPSLAARQTADALGIMAKTDIALRDMDHGDWAGRALGDLHADSPDFFANWMADPASGAPGGESLATVRDRMADWLADQCAGGEDRLAITHPMVIRATIAAALDIPPEATLRIDIAPLSQVHLSWNRVWRLQAITS; via the coding sequence CTGTCGATTCACCTGATCCTGCTATGCCACGCCGCCACTCGCGCCATGCGCGAGGGTGCCTTTCCGGGGCATGACGATCCGATCGACGGCGGCGGCCTCACCAAGACGCAAGCCCTGCGGATGGAACGACGCGACTGCCTGACCAGCCCATCACTGGCCGCTCGTCAGACCGCCGACGCATTGGGCATTATGGCGAAGACCGACATTGCGCTGCGAGATATGGATCATGGCGACTGGGCAGGCCGTGCGCTCGGCGATCTCCATGCCGATAGCCCCGATTTTTTCGCCAACTGGATGGCCGACCCGGCCAGCGGCGCACCGGGTGGTGAGTCGCTGGCAACGGTGCGGGACCGGATGGCGGACTGGCTCGCCGATCAATGCGCCGGGGGCGAAGACAGGCTGGCGATCACCCATCCCATGGTGATCCGCGCGACCATCGCAGCCGCGCTGGACATTCCGCCGGAAGCCACGCTGCGCATCGACATCGCACCGCTGTCCCAGGTACATCTGTCGTGGAACCGCGTATGGCGGTTGCAGGCGATCACATCATGA
- a CDS encoding CbtA family protein: MVRNLLIRGMFAGVIAAVLATLFARLFAEPQVDLAIAFEAAQAHGHHVMGAGEDVELVSRSTQKGLGLFTAITLYGAALGGIFSLLFALVYGRLSRLGPRSLALLLAAGAFIAIALVPALKYPPTPPAVGQHETVGFRTLVYFAMIAFSIAGMVFSVHIGRGVARRNGAFNGILAAGSVYVVLIALVQVALPAVNEVPEHYPAVLLWEFRVAALGTQALLWATIGIVFGWLAERLFAGRARQS; the protein is encoded by the coding sequence ATGGTACGTAATCTATTGATACGCGGCATGTTTGCCGGCGTAATAGCGGCTGTGCTCGCAACGCTGTTTGCGCGCCTGTTCGCCGAACCGCAGGTGGACCTGGCCATCGCCTTCGAGGCTGCGCAGGCGCATGGGCACCACGTAATGGGCGCGGGTGAAGACGTCGAACTGGTCAGCCGCTCGACCCAAAAGGGGTTGGGTTTGTTCACGGCCATCACCCTCTATGGCGCGGCCCTGGGAGGTATCTTCTCGCTGCTGTTCGCTTTGGTCTATGGTCGGTTGTCCCGTCTTGGCCCACGATCGCTGGCGTTATTGCTGGCGGCCGGGGCGTTCATCGCCATCGCGCTGGTTCCCGCGCTCAAATATCCGCCAACGCCGCCTGCCGTTGGACAACATGAAACGGTCGGGTTTCGCACCCTCGTCTATTTCGCGATGATCGCCTTTTCGATCGCGGGGATGGTCTTCTCCGTCCATATCGGACGGGGCGTTGCGCGGCGGAATGGCGCCTTCAACGGAATACTGGCGGCTGGGTCAGTCTATGTCGTCCTGATCGCTCTGGTGCAGGTCGCCTTGCCCGCCGTCAATGAAGTGCCCGAACACTATCCGGCTGTGCTGCTTTGGGAGTTCCGGGTCGCTGCGCTGGGGACGCAAGCGCTGCTATGGGCCACCATCGGCATCGTCTTCGGTTGGCTTGCGGAACGGCTATTCGCCGGAAGAGCGCGCCAGTCCTGA